One window of Helicobacter winghamensis ATCC BAA-430 genomic DNA carries:
- the argH gene encoding argininosuccinate lyase, which produces MANQKLWGGRFSASAAEILDVFNASLPFDKKLYKQDILGSKTHAKMLARCGILTQDEADLICKGLEQVKDEIESGVFEFKLSDEDIHMAIESRLTQIIGEAGKKLHTARSRNDQVALDFRLFVLDSNKHLRNLVLNLITTLLSLAKEHTQTMLPGMTHLQHAQPVNFGFLLCAYACMFMRDFERLESTFKRNNYCPLGAAALAGTPYSTDRHFVAKELGFIAPTLNATDSVSDRDFALDFLYDTSLLAMHISRFAEELVLWSSYEFRFITLSDAYSTGSSIMPQKKNPDVPELLRGKSGRVYGNLMGLLVVMKGLPLAYNKDTQEDKEGVFDSFETLEISLRILNDALKTMTIHKDSMLKACRVGHLSATDLADFLVKNCEIPFREAHHITGKAVASAESLGKDLSELSIEELCAVDYRIPKEAHSSLDLKASMESRNSYGGTSTQATLAQIESLNAWLELAKTTLGNV; this is translated from the coding sequence ATGGCAAATCAAAAACTATGGGGCGGACGATTTAGCGCAAGTGCGGCAGAGATTTTAGATGTTTTTAATGCGTCTTTGCCTTTTGATAAAAAGCTTTATAAGCAAGATATTCTAGGCTCTAAAACGCACGCAAAAATGCTAGCAAGATGTGGAATCCTAACCCAAGATGAAGCAGATTTGATTTGTAAGGGATTAGAACAAGTTAAAGATGAAATTGAAAGCGGTGTTTTTGAGTTTAAACTTAGTGATGAAGATATTCATATGGCAATAGAAAGCCGTTTAACGCAAATCATTGGGGAAGCAGGTAAAAAACTCCACACTGCAAGAAGTCGTAACGACCAAGTTGCTCTCGACTTTAGACTTTTTGTTTTAGATTCTAATAAACATTTACGCAATTTAGTATTAAATCTCATTACCACACTTTTAAGCCTTGCAAAAGAACATACGCAAACAATGCTTCCGGGAATGACGCATTTACAGCACGCACAGCCTGTTAATTTTGGCTTTTTGCTTTGTGCGTATGCGTGTATGTTTATGCGTGATTTTGAAAGGTTGGAATCTACTTTTAAGCGTAATAATTATTGCCCGCTTGGTGCTGCCGCCCTTGCTGGCACTCCTTATAGCACAGATAGGCATTTTGTAGCAAAAGAGTTAGGGTTTATCGCGCCAACGCTTAATGCAACAGATTCTGTAAGTGATAGGGATTTTGCGCTGGATTTTTTGTATGATACAAGTCTGCTTGCAATGCATATTTCACGCTTTGCAGAAGAGCTTGTGCTGTGGAGTAGTTATGAGTTTAGGTTTATTACATTAAGCGATGCGTATTCTACGGGAAGCTCTATTATGCCACAAAAGAAAAATCCCGATGTACCGGAGCTTTTGCGTGGTAAAAGTGGGCGCGTGTATGGGAATTTAATGGGACTTTTGGTGGTGATGAAGGGCTTACCACTAGCTTACAACAAAGACACTCAAGAAGATAAAGAAGGGGTTTTTGACAGTTTTGAAACACTTGAGATTTCTTTAAGAATTTTAAATGACGCGCTAAAGACTATGACAATCCATAAAGATTCTATGCTAAAGGCGTGTAGAGTAGGGCATTTAAGCGCGACAGATTTGGCGGATTTTCTTGTTAAAAATTGTGAAATCCCTTTTAGGGAAGCCCATCACATTACTGGAAAAGCCGTTGCAAGTGCGGAATCTTTAGGAAAAGATTTGAGTGAATTAAGCATAGAAGAGCTTTGTGCTGTGGATTACAGGATTCCAAAAGAAGCGCATAGCAGCCTTGATTTAAAGGCTTCAATGGAGAGTCGTAATTCTTATGGCGGGACTTCTACGCAAGCCACTTTGGCGCAGATTGAAAGCCTAAATGCGTGGTTAGAGCTTGCTAAAACAACTTTAGGGAATGTGTGA
- a CDS encoding amino acid ABC transporter permease, translating into MQNAIPTFLKALWLTLHLSFFGIVFSIILGFFIALIQFYKIRFLNAVAQGYIELSRNTPLLIQLFFLYYGLPQIGLKLDSYICALIGITFLGGSYMAESFRAGLESVGKIQIESGRSLGLSEKQLVFSIILPQSLMVSLPYIGANVIFLLKETSVVSAIALVDVLFVTKDLIGSYYKTNETLLLLVLCYLVVLLPLSIVFSMLEKHYKKFLG; encoded by the coding sequence ATGCAAAATGCGATTCCAACTTTTTTAAAAGCCCTGTGGCTGACATTGCATTTATCATTTTTTGGAATCGTTTTCTCTATAATTTTGGGATTTTTTATTGCACTTATACAATTTTATAAAATCCGTTTTTTAAATGCCGTTGCACAAGGCTATATTGAACTCTCACGCAATACCCCTTTACTCATTCAACTTTTCTTTTTATACTATGGTTTGCCACAAATTGGGCTAAAGTTAGATAGCTACATTTGCGCATTGATTGGCATAACTTTTCTTGGGGGAAGCTATATGGCAGAATCTTTTCGCGCTGGATTAGAATCTGTGGGAAAAATCCAAATAGAATCAGGGCGAAGCTTGGGACTTAGTGAAAAACAGCTTGTATTTTCTATCATTTTGCCTCAAAGTTTAATGGTAAGCCTTCCTTACATTGGTGCAAATGTAATTTTTCTTTTAAAAGAAACTTCTGTTGTTAGTGCAATCGCCCTTGTGGATGTGCTTTTTGTTACAAAAGACTTAATTGGAAGCTATTACAAGACAAATGAAACCTTGCTTCTTTTAGTGCTTTGCTATTTAGTTGTCTTATTACCTTTATCTATTGTCTTTTCAATGCTAGAAAAACATTACAAAAAGTTTCTAGGGTAA
- the ubiE gene encoding bifunctional demethylmenaquinone methyltransferase/2-methoxy-6-polyprenyl-1,4-benzoquinol methylase UbiE: protein MSKQQEIITMFDDIAGSYDLTNRVMSCGIDITWRKIACKQAFKLSKNQGLEIADIACGTGDMISHWQKNAQKEGVEIQSIIGLDPSEGMLSVARKKMPEINFIQCEATELPLESESKDILSIAYGIRNVVERKKALNEFARVLKKDGILVILEFTKCENPSLIEQLMGFYTKKILPFVGGIISRNYRAYRYLPDSIEEFLTTDKLNTELSEVGFKPLYTKAFSAGVCTLFIAKNYQYINKS, encoded by the coding sequence ATGTCAAAACAGCAAGAAATTATTACAATGTTTGATGATATTGCAGGGAGTTATGATTTAACAAATCGCGTAATGAGTTGCGGGATTGATATAACTTGGCGCAAAATTGCTTGCAAGCAAGCCTTTAAGCTCTCAAAGAATCAAGGCTTAGAAATTGCTGATATTGCTTGTGGCACAGGGGATATGATAAGCCATTGGCAAAAAAATGCACAAAAAGAAGGTGTAGAGATTCAAAGTATCATAGGGCTTGATCCAAGTGAGGGAATGCTAAGTGTTGCGCGTAAAAAAATGCCAGAAATTAATTTTATACAATGTGAGGCTACAGAGTTACCACTAGAGAGTGAAAGCAAAGATATTTTAAGTATTGCCTATGGAATCCGTAATGTGGTAGAGCGCAAAAAGGCGTTAAATGAGTTTGCAAGGGTGCTTAAAAAAGATGGAATCTTGGTAATTTTAGAATTTACAAAATGTGAAAATCCTAGCTTAATAGAACAATTAATGGGATTTTATACAAAAAAGATTCTACCTTTTGTGGGGGGAATTATCTCAAGGAATTACCGTGCCTATCGTTATTTACCAGATTCTATTGAAGAGTTTTTGACCACAGATAAATTAAACACTGAACTTAGTGAAGTAGGCTTTAAGCCACTTTATACCAAAGCATTTTCCGCAGGTGTCTGTACGCTATTTATTGCTAAAAATTACCAGTATATCAATAAATCTTGA
- a CDS encoding amino acid ABC transporter permease codes for MEVLLLPQNILRILQGVFITLQIALIAIIFSCLFGFILGYLMTLKSRLLRGICRLYLESIRIIPILAWLFIIYFGFSSVINLSGVGACILAFSLWGIAEMGDLVRGAISSLPKHQEQSARALGLKEWQVQVFVVFPQSFKRLLPSLVNLFTRMIKTTSLAALIGVSDMLKVGQQIIEVNLISYPTASFWVYGGIFFVYFALCYPLSVFSHYLEKKLI; via the coding sequence ATGGAAGTCTTACTTTTGCCACAGAATATTTTAAGAATCTTGCAAGGTGTTTTTATTACTTTACAAATCGCACTTATTGCAATTATATTTTCTTGTCTTTTTGGCTTTATTTTAGGGTATTTGATGACTTTAAAATCTAGGCTTTTAAGAGGAATTTGTCGCTTGTATTTAGAATCTATCCGCATAATCCCCATTTTAGCGTGGCTTTTTATTATTTACTTTGGTTTTTCAAGTGTGATAAATCTCAGTGGAGTTGGGGCTTGTATTTTAGCTTTTAGTCTTTGGGGTATTGCTGAAATGGGAGATTTAGTGCGTGGTGCAATCTCAAGTTTGCCCAAACATCAAGAACAAAGTGCTAGAGCTTTAGGTTTAAAAGAGTGGCAAGTGCAGGTTTTTGTTGTTTTCCCGCAAAGTTTCAAACGCCTACTTCCAAGTCTTGTAAATCTCTTTACTAGAATGATTAAAACAACTTCACTAGCCGCACTCATTGGAGTTAGCGATATGTTAAAAGTTGGACAACAAATTATTGAAGTTAATCTCATAAGCTACCCTACGGCTAGTTTTTGGGTGTATGGTGGAATCTTTTTTGTGTATTTTGCGCTCTGTTATCCGCTCTCTGTGTTTAGTCACTACTTAGAGAAAAAACTCATTTAA
- a CDS encoding amino acid ABC transporter ATP-binding protein, protein MVLLRLENIVKKYVDNLVLDNVSLEVKKGEVCAILGPSGCGKSTFLRCINGLESIQGGKIYLDGVQISGEGVQTKWSKVRQKIGMVFQNYELFPHLSVLENITLAPIKVQNRSIKDAKEQALRLLERVGLTHKKDSYPKELSGGQKQRVAIVRALCMNPEIMLFDEVTASLDPEMVKEVLEVIKELAENGMTMILVTHEMKFARLVADRIVFFDHGKIAEIATPQEFFTNPKSERAKKFLNIFEF, encoded by the coding sequence ATGGTTTTATTAAGATTAGAAAATATTGTAAAAAAATATGTAGATAATCTCGTTTTAGATAATGTTAGCTTAGAGGTTAAAAAGGGAGAAGTTTGTGCAATTTTAGGACCTAGTGGGTGCGGCAAAAGCACATTTTTGCGTTGTATTAATGGATTGGAATCTATTCAAGGTGGCAAAATCTACTTAGATGGAGTGCAAATTAGCGGTGAAGGCGTGCAAACAAAATGGAGCAAAGTGCGTCAAAAAATCGGAATGGTTTTTCAAAACTATGAGCTTTTTCCCCATTTGAGTGTTTTAGAAAACATTACTCTAGCTCCCATTAAAGTGCAAAATAGAAGTATAAAAGATGCGAAAGAACAGGCACTTAGATTGCTAGAGCGCGTTGGGCTAACACATAAAAAGGACTCTTACCCTAAAGAGTTAAGTGGAGGACAAAAACAGCGTGTAGCAATCGTGCGTGCTTTATGTATGAATCCAGAAATTATGCTCTTTGATGAAGTTACTGCTTCATTAGATCCTGAAATGGTAAAAGAAGTCTTGGAAGTTATTAAAGAGCTTGCAGAGAATGGAATGACAATGATTCTAGTAACTCACGAAATGAAGTTCGCAAGGCTTGTCGCAGATAGAATCGTGTTTTTTGACCACGGAAAAATCGCAGAGATTGCAACACCTCAAGAGTTTTTTACAAACCCTAAAAGTGAGCGCGCTAAAAAGTTTTTAAATATTTTTGAATTTTAA
- the hemJ gene encoding protoporphyrinogen oxidase HemJ gives MLFYYVKIFHIISFVSWMAMLFYLPRLFVYHAEHLDNMGFVEVVKIQEEKLYNFIGYPALIATFASGVWLLVLEPSFLTGGGWMHAKILLVVLLLAYHFSLYRYMVAFRENRCFKSGKFFRAYNEVPTIVLIFITILVILKPF, from the coding sequence ATGCTGTTTTATTATGTAAAGATTTTTCATATTATTTCTTTTGTGTCTTGGATGGCAATGCTCTTTTATCTACCGCGTCTTTTTGTTTATCATGCTGAACATCTTGATAATATGGGGTTTGTGGAAGTGGTAAAAATCCAAGAAGAGAAACTTTATAACTTCATTGGTTATCCTGCTTTAATTGCAACATTTGCTTCTGGGGTTTGGCTACTTGTTTTAGAGCCTAGTTTTTTAACAGGTGGTGGTTGGATGCACGCTAAGATTCTGCTTGTGGTGCTTTTATTGGCATATCACTTTAGTTTATATCGTTATATGGTTGCTTTTAGGGAGAATCGTTGTTTTAAAAGTGGCAAATTTTTTCGCGCATACAATGAAGTGCCAACTATCGTACTAATTTTTATTACAATTTTAGTGATTTTAAAACCATTTTAA
- a CDS encoding permease: protein MQISQVFIDKLVATAGVFSIYFIELSLLFLAINFCVTLLQQRFQTLLQKTLKNNIFGYIKAILLGALTPFCSCSTIPLFYGLLQAKIPLSIACAYLLTSPLLNPVILGMIVFAFGGELASLYGLFIILFVFFIALCLAKIPNLLLKESTKFSFSPILLPLQKPQIQKPLVFIQKPQKISVKKAFNEALFQYRKVFVYLVVGMLIGAVLKGFVPQDSLYFVAEFGNTGIIFAALLGIFLYVRVEAIIPIGVALLDIGVPLEIVMSFLIAGGGCSLPELILLKSKMRFLFLVIFVGIVLSIAIVFGYFTLVLKN from the coding sequence ATGCAGATTTCACAAGTTTTTATAGATAAGCTAGTTGCGACAGCTGGGGTATTTTCTATCTATTTTATAGAGCTTTCGTTGTTATTTTTGGCTATTAATTTTTGTGTAACGCTATTGCAGCAAAGATTCCAAACCCTACTTCAAAAAACGCTTAAAAATAATATCTTTGGCTATATAAAAGCCATTTTGCTCGGTGCTTTAACGCCTTTTTGTTCTTGCTCGACAATCCCATTGTTCTATGGCTTATTACAAGCAAAGATTCCATTAAGCATTGCTTGTGCGTATTTATTAACTTCGCCACTTTTGAATCCTGTGATTTTAGGAATGATTGTATTTGCTTTTGGGGGAGAATTGGCAAGTCTTTATGGTTTATTTATTATCTTATTTGTCTTTTTTATCGCTTTGTGTCTTGCAAAAATCCCCAATCTTTTATTGAAAGAAAGCACCAAATTTTCATTTAGCCCCATCTTATTACCCCTACAAAAGCCACAGATTCAAAAACCTTTAGTCTTTATTCAAAAGCCCCAAAAAATTTCTGTAAAAAAAGCGTTTAATGAAGCATTGTTTCAATATAGAAAGGTATTTGTGTATTTGGTTGTTGGAATGCTTATTGGTGCGGTGCTAAAAGGATTTGTCCCACAAGATTCTCTATATTTTGTTGCAGAGTTTGGAAACACTGGAATCATATTTGCCGCATTGCTTGGGATTTTTCTCTATGTGCGTGTAGAAGCCATAATCCCCATTGGAGTTGCATTGCTTGATATAGGTGTGCCACTAGAAATTGTAATGAGTTTTTTAATCGCAGGTGGGGGCTGCTCTTTGCCGGAGTTAATTTTACTAAAATCCAAAATGCGTTTTTTATTTTTGGTGATTTTTGTTGGCATTGTGTTAAGCATTGCCATTGTATTTGGCTATTTTACGCTAGTTTTGAAAAACTAA
- a CDS encoding arsenic transporter, which yields MAFLIFILTLLCIYIRPFKLPLWVYSSLGALLCLGFGVVGFADVAFVWNMVWDSTLTLVGLIIFCIVLEKLLFFDFLAYKILRFLSEKGECGGISSLKFYVFIVLFGGFLGAFFANDGAILILTPLIIALFGKLDSKDMESKLDSKNSTQILTPLVIFLLIVSFVSDFASNTFVISNLTNIIALHFFNLNALDFSKVMALPQIFIIIASLCFFILVRKRLPRILRVKIPNAESHAIESSTMPQKSVIIICFALLFLLLCGIFIANTFSLPLSSFTLLCAALSLILAYKRIEILPCLKASPFGIVVFSLGLFIVVFGLHSTSSFMRDIFAFFLDDSLSDSFSTHTLTQIFSVGAISSLGSSLINNLPMVMLGNLALGDFVGLDSSSRELLIYAHLLGCNVGAKLTPIGSLATLLWLFSLKRYGIYISFWRYMLVAMLIVPFMLCMGLCGLVVYAVL from the coding sequence ATGGCATTTCTTATTTTTATATTGACTTTGCTTTGCATTTATATCCGCCCTTTTAAGTTGCCTTTGTGGGTGTATAGCTCTCTTGGGGCGTTGCTTTGCTTGGGGTTTGGGGTTGTAGGTTTTGCTGATGTGGCATTTGTATGGAATATGGTATGGGATAGCACACTCACACTTGTTGGTCTCATCATCTTTTGCATTGTGCTTGAAAAGCTCTTATTTTTTGACTTTTTAGCCTATAAGATTCTAAGATTTTTAAGTGAAAAGGGGGAGTGCGGGGGCATTTCTAGTCTTAAATTTTATGTGTTTATTGTGCTTTTTGGGGGATTTTTGGGGGCATTTTTTGCCAATGATGGTGCAATTTTAATCCTAACACCACTCATCATCGCCCTTTTTGGCAAGCTAGATTCTAAAGATATGGAATCTAAGCTAGATTCTAAAAATTCAACGCAGATTCTAACCCCACTTGTGATTTTCCTGCTTATTGTGAGTTTTGTAAGTGATTTTGCTTCAAATACCTTTGTGATTTCAAATCTCACAAATATCATTGCCTTGCATTTTTTTAATCTTAATGCCCTAGATTTTAGCAAGGTGATGGCACTGCCACAAATTTTTATCATCATTGCTAGTCTTTGCTTTTTTATCCTTGTGCGTAAGAGATTGCCTAGAATCTTAAGGGTTAAGATTCCAAATGCGGAATCTCACGCGATAGAATCTAGCACAATGCCCCAAAAAAGCGTGATTATCATCTGTTTTGCCCTGCTTTTCTTGCTTTTATGCGGGATTTTTATAGCAAATACTTTTTCTCTCCCGCTTTCTTCTTTCACGCTTTTATGTGCGGCTCTTAGCCTTATTCTTGCGTATAAAAGAATTGAGATTCTGCCCTGTCTTAAGGCTTCGCCCTTTGGGATTGTGGTATTTTCTTTAGGGCTTTTTATCGTGGTGTTTGGACTGCATTCTACAAGCTCTTTTATGCGTGATATTTTTGCGTTTTTCCTTGATGATTCTCTAAGCGATAGTTTTTCTACACACACTCTCACACAAATCTTTAGCGTTGGTGCGATTAGCTCACTTGGCTCAAGCCTTATTAATAATCTGCCTATGGTAATGCTTGGGAATCTTGCTTTAGGCGACTTTGTGGGGTTAGATTCTAGCTCTAGGGAGTTGCTAATTTACGCTCATCTACTCGGCTGTAATGTTGGGGCAAAGCTCACGCCCATTGGCTCACTTGCTACACTGCTTTGGCTTTTTAGTCTTAAACGATATGGCATTTATATTAGCTTTTGGCGGTATATGCTAGTGGCAATGCTTATTGTGCCTTTTATGCTGTGTATGGGGCTTTGTGGGCTTGTGGTTTATGCTGTGTTATGA
- a CDS encoding L-aspartate oxidase, producing MLHFDVIIVGAGVAGLYASLNLPKELKVLILCKDQPWECNTFYAQGGIAVAKNTEDIALHIKDTLDAGAGMCDENAVKTLSEESLEVLEDLIARQTPFDKDANGNLLFTKEAAHSTSRIIHAGGDSTGRALHSHLMAQISHTLWKNATVTELLIENNHCYGVSVLTKRGNYNLYAKHIILASGGVGALFEYHTNAHTISSELHGMILENGLKLKDMEMLQFHPTVFVKTHHARKMLLSEALRGEGAKVVDYFGKRFLFDYDKKGELASRDRVARSIFDYKLKLQEKFKKQEEQEIYLDLSEFSKEFFYNRFPNIARNLSAFGYDLPKDRIPISPAFHYCMGGIETDGVGKVVGMENLYAVGECACTGVHGANRLASNSLLEGLVFSRRSARDIMGCVKSEQKTREFLLHTEPLQNPQDENLKAILRHLMWSKVGIMRNKSGLNEALGGVEVMLQSGVGRLLRLRLLTAKNIIESALKRDASIGAHYLTE from the coding sequence TTATTGTAGGTGCTGGGGTTGCTGGGTTATATGCTTCACTAAATTTGCCCAAAGAGTTGAAAGTTTTAATTCTCTGCAAAGATCAGCCTTGGGAATGCAACACCTTTTACGCACAAGGCGGAATCGCAGTTGCCAAGAATACTGAAGATATTGCGTTACATATTAAAGATACGCTTGATGCTGGGGCTGGAATGTGTGATGAAAACGCAGTAAAAACATTAAGCGAAGAGAGTTTAGAGGTGCTAGAAGATTTAATAGCGCGTCAAACGCCTTTTGATAAGGACGCAAATGGAAATTTGCTTTTTACCAAAGAAGCTGCACATAGCACTTCACGCATTATCCACGCGGGAGGGGATTCCACAGGGCGTGCGTTGCATTCGCATTTAATGGCACAAATCTCACATACTTTGTGGAAAAATGCAACAGTTACGGAGCTTTTGATTGAAAATAATCATTGTTATGGTGTGAGTGTGCTAACAAAGCGTGGAAACTATAATCTTTATGCCAAGCATATTATTTTAGCAAGTGGCGGTGTGGGCGCGCTTTTTGAGTATCATACAAATGCACATACAATTTCTAGTGAGTTGCACGGAATGATTCTTGAAAATGGCTTGAAGCTTAAAGATATGGAAATGTTGCAGTTTCACCCAACCGTTTTTGTTAAAACGCATCACGCACGCAAAATGCTACTTAGTGAAGCTCTAAGGGGGGAGGGAGCTAAAGTTGTGGATTATTTTGGAAAGCGTTTCTTGTTTGATTATGATAAAAAAGGCGAGCTAGCTTCGCGAGATAGGGTAGCTAGAAGTATTTTTGATTACAAGCTAAAGTTACAAGAAAAATTTAAAAAGCAAGAGGAACAAGAAATCTATTTGGATTTAAGTGAGTTTTCTAAAGAATTTTTTTATAATCGTTTTCCTAATATTGCGCGTAATCTTAGTGCCTTTGGGTATGATTTACCCAAAGATAGGATTCCAATTTCCCCTGCGTTTCACTATTGTATGGGCGGTATTGAAACAGATGGTGTGGGTAAGGTTGTAGGGATGGAAAATCTCTATGCAGTAGGTGAGTGTGCTTGCACGGGAGTTCATGGAGCAAACCGCCTTGCTTCTAATTCCTTACTTGAAGGCTTAGTGTTTTCAAGGCGTAGTGCTAGGGATATTATGGGCTGTGTGAAGAGTGAGCAAAAAACTAGAGAGTTTTTACTCCACACAGAGCCTTTACAAAATCCACAAGATGAGAATCTTAAGGCGATTTTGCGTCATTTAATGTGGAGCAAAGTTGGTATTATGCGTAATAAATCAGGGCTTAATGAAGCCTTAGGGGGCGTGGAAGTAATGTTGCAAAGTGGAGTAGGGCGACTGCTTCGCTTGCGTTTGCTTACTGCAAAAAATATTATAGAATCAGCACTTAAGCGTGATGCGTCCATAGGTGCGCATTATCTTACAGAATAA
- a CDS encoding ArsR/SmtB family transcription factor, giving the protein MEDFLRVMQALNDRSRLEILIFLKAQEDMLCVCDLQHSLNMIQSRLSRHLKILKEAGFLEFVRKGTWAYYGIKKDLRPLCASLLQELDHLQIDIPPLVRISCKISQ; this is encoded by the coding sequence ATGGAAGATTTTTTGCGAGTTATGCAGGCTTTAAACGATAGAAGCCGCCTTGAAATTCTTATCTTTTTAAAGGCACAAGAAGATATGCTTTGCGTGTGTGATTTGCAGCATTCTCTCAATATGATTCAATCAAGGCTCTCAAGACATTTAAAGATTCTTAAAGAAGCGGGATTTTTGGAGTTTGTGCGTAAGGGGACTTGGGCGTATTATGGAATCAAAAAGGATTTACGCCCTTTGTGTGCGTCCCTGCTGCAAGAATTAGATCATTTGCAAATAGACATACCGCCATTAGTGCGTATTTCGTGTAAAATCTCTCAATAA